The following are encoded together in the Actinoplanes sp. N902-109 genome:
- a CDS encoding TetR/AcrR family transcriptional regulator, which yields MTETRGPLWTRQGAAKPERLTRETVVACAVELADREGLDAVSVRRVAAELSARPMSLYSFFQRKDDLVDLMIDHVLGEMLIDELPSGDWREALRAVLHRQITVGRKHLWVMRVFGTRAPIGPNAARHAEQSLAAVAGLDLPPQRAVKLLKAVDTYLWGFVTLAGQELAARRRDELTEQEWQASTDAYFTELVADGDLPHLAAAGRPALLRGGIDEWIAEFDEGLTWLLDGFAAGRTPPGGSPG from the coding sequence GTGACGGAGACGCGCGGTCCGCTCTGGACCCGGCAGGGCGCAGCCAAACCGGAACGCCTCACCCGCGAGACCGTGGTGGCCTGTGCGGTTGAGCTCGCCGACCGTGAAGGCCTCGACGCGGTCTCGGTGCGCCGGGTGGCCGCCGAGCTCTCCGCCCGGCCGATGAGCCTCTACTCGTTCTTCCAGCGCAAGGACGATCTGGTCGACCTGATGATCGATCACGTGCTGGGCGAGATGCTGATCGACGAGCTGCCCTCCGGCGACTGGCGCGAAGCCCTGCGGGCGGTGCTGCACCGGCAGATCACCGTCGGACGCAAGCACCTGTGGGTGATGCGCGTGTTCGGCACCCGAGCGCCGATCGGACCCAATGCGGCCCGGCACGCCGAGCAGTCGCTGGCCGCCGTGGCCGGGCTGGATCTGCCCCCGCAGCGCGCGGTCAAGCTGTTGAAAGCCGTCGACACCTACCTGTGGGGCTTCGTCACGCTGGCCGGTCAGGAACTCGCGGCCCGCCGCCGCGACGAGCTCACCGAACAGGAATGGCAGGCCTCGACCGACGCCTACTTCACCGAGCTGGTGGCCGACGGCGATCTGCCGCATCTGGCTGCCGCCGGCCGGCCCGCCCTGCTGCGCGGCGGTATCGACGAGTGGATCGCCGAGTTCGACGAGGGCCTGACCTGGCTCCTCGACGGCTTCGCGGCAGGCCGCACACCGCCTGGTGGGTCGCCGGGCTGA
- a CDS encoding DHA2 family efflux MFS transporter permease subunit yields the protein MATDRLPRELLTLIGAVLLGVFLVQMDSTMVTVALESLRRDFAADLGTVQWVSAAYLLAMAGVIPVAGWAVDRFGARTAWLTSLALFLLGSLLCGLAWSAGSLIAMRVVQGIGGGLLMPLFQTILARQVRGRSLGRVMGLVAAPLLLGPVLGPMLGGVLVDGPGWRWIFLVNLPVGAVAAGVAARVLPAGRLDHPVRLDLTGLALLSPALTAIVWSLSQAGADGGFGAATGLVLLTGVALLAWFIGHALRTADPVVDLRLFHSRAFSAASALMFLSMVALLGTMLLIPLYYQQVHGFTPARAGLLLAPNGIGSAVALSLGGRIVDRAGVRPVAVPGAVLLLGVELALTQLSAGTTGWVLIPLIALGGAGFGAVLVAAQSVIFGGLPSAAVPHATTAVRVFQQVGSSIGVTVLAVALQRNAAHATSPAALSAAFGHTYWWAAGAAALLLIPAVLIGRRQPVTVAA from the coding sequence ATGGCGACGGACAGGCTGCCACGGGAACTGCTGACCCTCATCGGGGCGGTCCTGCTCGGTGTGTTCCTGGTCCAGATGGACTCGACGATGGTGACCGTCGCGCTGGAGAGCCTCCGCCGCGACTTCGCCGCCGACCTGGGCACAGTGCAGTGGGTCAGCGCGGCGTATCTGCTGGCGATGGCCGGGGTCATCCCGGTTGCCGGCTGGGCGGTCGACCGGTTCGGCGCCCGCACGGCCTGGCTGACCTCGCTGGCCTTGTTTCTGCTGGGCTCGCTGCTGTGCGGACTGGCCTGGTCGGCGGGCAGCCTGATCGCGATGCGGGTGGTGCAGGGCATTGGCGGCGGTCTGCTGATGCCGCTGTTCCAGACGATTCTCGCCCGGCAGGTCCGGGGCCGGTCGCTGGGCCGGGTGATGGGCCTGGTCGCGGCGCCGCTGTTGCTGGGGCCGGTGCTCGGTCCGATGCTCGGCGGCGTACTGGTCGACGGGCCCGGCTGGCGCTGGATCTTCCTGGTCAACCTGCCGGTCGGGGCGGTGGCGGCCGGGGTCGCGGCGCGGGTGCTGCCGGCCGGCCGGCTCGACCACCCGGTCCGCCTCGACCTGACCGGCCTGGCGCTGCTGTCCCCGGCCTTGACCGCGATCGTGTGGAGCCTGTCGCAGGCCGGCGCCGACGGCGGCTTCGGCGCGGCAACCGGCCTGGTGCTGCTGACCGGGGTGGCGTTGCTGGCCTGGTTCATCGGGCATGCCCTGCGCACCGCCGACCCGGTGGTCGACCTCCGGCTGTTCCACAGTCGCGCGTTCTCGGCCGCATCGGCGCTGATGTTCCTGTCGATGGTGGCCCTGCTGGGCACCATGCTGCTGATCCCGCTGTACTACCAGCAGGTCCACGGGTTCACCCCGGCACGCGCGGGCCTGCTGCTGGCCCCGAACGGGATCGGCTCGGCGGTGGCGTTGAGCCTGGGCGGCAGGATCGTCGACCGGGCCGGGGTGCGGCCGGTCGCGGTGCCCGGCGCTGTGCTGCTGCTCGGCGTGGAACTGGCGTTGACCCAGCTCTCCGCGGGCACCACCGGGTGGGTGCTGATCCCGCTCATCGCCCTCGGCGGGGCCGGATTCGGTGCGGTGCTGGTGGCTGCCCAGTCGGTCATCTTCGGCGGCCTGCCGTCCGCGGCGGTGCCGCACGCCACCACCGCGGTGCGGGTGTTCCAGCAGGTGGGCAGCTCGATCGGAGTGACGGTGCTGGCCGTCGCCCTGCAGCGCAACGCCGCGCACGCCACGTCCCCGGCGGCGCTGAGCGCCGCCTTCGGCCACACCTACTGGTGGGCGGCGGGGGCCGCGGCGTTGCTGCTGATCCCGGCGGTCCTGATCGGACGCCGTCAGCCGGTTACCGTGGCGGCGTGA
- a CDS encoding GNAT family N-acetyltransferase, with protein MTVELVSRFPVDDRALSALHARAFGVDGPVEPWADRLRRHALTWVGAFDGGRLVGFVQVAWDGGRHAFLLDTAVDPDRQHRGLGTRLVRAAVAEARAAGCDWLHVDFEPRLERFYRDGCGFQPTAGGLIRL; from the coding sequence GTGACTGTCGAGCTGGTGAGCCGCTTCCCGGTGGACGATCGGGCGCTCAGCGCCCTGCACGCCCGGGCGTTCGGTGTGGACGGGCCGGTCGAGCCGTGGGCGGACCGTCTGCGGCGGCACGCGCTGACCTGGGTCGGGGCATTCGATGGCGGCCGGCTGGTGGGCTTCGTCCAGGTGGCGTGGGACGGCGGGCGGCATGCTTTCCTGCTCGACACCGCCGTCGACCCGGATCGGCAGCACCGCGGCCTCGGCACCCGGCTGGTGCGGGCTGCCGTGGCTGAGGCGCGCGCCGCCGGGTGCGACTGGCTGCATGTCGACTTCGAGCCCCGGCTCGAGCGGTTCTATCGGGACGGCTGCGGCTTCCAGCCGACCGCCGGCGGGCTCATCCGGCTGTGA
- a CDS encoding VOC family protein, whose product MWIEQVTIIVDEYDPAIAFFTEALGFELVEDSPATTTAGGRPKRWVVVRPPGAATGLLLARADGEHQRGAIGDQMAGRVGFFLRVDDFDAAHARMTAAGVTFLTPPRSEPYGKVAVFQDIAGNKWDLLGPVTAG is encoded by the coding sequence ATGTGGATCGAGCAGGTAACGATCATCGTCGACGAGTACGACCCGGCGATCGCGTTCTTCACCGAGGCGCTCGGCTTCGAACTGGTCGAGGACTCCCCCGCGACCACCACCGCCGGCGGCCGGCCGAAGCGCTGGGTCGTGGTCCGCCCACCCGGCGCGGCGACCGGGCTGCTGCTGGCCCGGGCCGACGGCGAGCACCAGCGGGGTGCGATCGGCGATCAGATGGCCGGGCGGGTCGGCTTCTTCCTGCGCGTCGACGACTTCGACGCGGCCCACGCCCGGATGACCGCCGCCGGGGTCACCTTCCTGACCCCGCCGCGCTCCGAACCGTACGGGAAAGTAGCGGTCTTCCAGGACATCGCGGGCAACAAGTGGGACCTGCTGGGCCCGGTCACAGCCGGATGA
- a CDS encoding erythromycin esterase family protein has protein sequence MLDFRAYADANAVPLDDPDALAGLFENAQIVAVGESAHRIPAYYELRRRVTAFLAGRHGFTVFGMESGFSEGLALDAWLRGGPGAVDERHFTYRMGDVPAMREQLRWMRDTGMRYLGLDVPGSAADPRPALESVRRLLGEEPGVTELLALVDRWASEHQLPAQAAYRELERGDRDRITALLADLLTRLEIADAPAPVRHELRLAVLLDQLVRGNYAARDLGMAETALTQAHGKLVIGAANSHIQRIAMPIPGFTVPTLGTHVANARGDGYVSVAVTAATGTTFTRRPDPTAPGGVAVLTVPLPPPREDSIEAMIKPGHLLDLRPLHGKLTGPRCLRVLDTFQDIDVPAAFDVVVCLERLDADG, from the coding sequence ATGCTGGATTTCCGGGCCTACGCCGATGCGAATGCCGTGCCGCTCGACGACCCGGACGCCCTGGCCGGTCTTTTCGAGAATGCGCAGATCGTGGCTGTCGGCGAGAGCGCACATCGGATTCCCGCGTACTACGAGCTGCGCCGGCGGGTCACCGCGTTCCTGGCCGGGCGGCACGGGTTCACCGTCTTCGGGATGGAGTCCGGGTTCAGCGAGGGCCTTGCCCTGGACGCCTGGTTGCGCGGTGGCCCCGGTGCTGTCGACGAGCGGCACTTCACGTACCGGATGGGCGACGTGCCGGCGATGCGGGAACAGTTGCGCTGGATGCGCGACACAGGGATGCGCTATCTAGGGCTGGACGTGCCCGGTTCGGCGGCCGATCCACGACCGGCGCTGGAAAGCGTGCGCCGGCTGCTCGGCGAGGAACCCGGGGTGACGGAGCTGCTGGCACTCGTGGACCGGTGGGCGTCGGAGCATCAATTGCCGGCCCAGGCCGCGTACCGGGAATTGGAGCGCGGTGACCGCGACCGGATCACAGCCCTGCTCGCCGATCTGCTCACCCGCCTGGAGATCGCCGATGCGCCTGCTCCGGTACGGCACGAGCTGCGCCTCGCCGTGCTGCTGGACCAGTTGGTCCGGGGCAATTACGCGGCGCGCGACCTGGGCATGGCGGAAACCGCGCTGACGCAGGCGCACGGCAAACTCGTCATCGGGGCGGCGAACAGCCACATCCAGCGCATCGCGATGCCGATTCCCGGATTCACCGTGCCGACTCTGGGGACTCACGTGGCGAACGCCCGCGGCGACGGATACGTGTCGGTGGCGGTGACGGCGGCAACGGGCACGACATTCACCCGGCGCCCGGATCCGACGGCACCGGGCGGGGTCGCCGTGCTCACCGTGCCGCTGCCACCGCCGCGCGAGGACAGCATCGAGGCGATGATCAAACCCGGTCACCTGCTGGATCTGCGTCCGCTGCACGGCAAGCTGACCGGGCCGCGGTGCCTGCGGGTGCTCGACACGTTCCAGGACATCGACGTGCCGGCGGCCTTCGACGTGGTGGTCTGCCTAGAGCGGCTGGACGCCGATGGGTAG
- a CDS encoding LysR family transcriptional regulator: MIVQLQQIRYFLMVEETRHFTQAADILGISQPTLSKQIHSLEATLGAPLFERVRNAMTLTAAGETLLPIARRMVADADAARDAVQEIVGLRRGRVRVGATPSLCSSLVPPVLRRFRAEHPDVELVVNEGSSQDMIAHLLARDLDLALIVQAAQGVDPALHTAPLLRESLVVASVASAPPPAAELALTDLRDIPLVMFRPGYDLRDVTLEACERAGFTPRFAVEGGEMDAVLSFVEAGLGMAIVPSMVLVNRPLLRATPLAPPGMRRTVALAHRRRAILPHAAEALRAAVLAHIKTGKLPIGVQPL; the protein is encoded by the coding sequence ATGATCGTGCAGCTCCAGCAGATTCGGTACTTCCTTATGGTGGAAGAAACCCGGCATTTCACTCAAGCGGCTGACATCCTGGGCATCTCGCAACCCACTCTGAGTAAGCAAATTCACAGCTTGGAAGCCACGCTCGGCGCGCCGCTCTTCGAACGGGTGCGCAACGCGATGACGCTGACAGCGGCGGGTGAGACCTTGCTGCCCATCGCCCGGCGCATGGTCGCCGACGCGGATGCCGCGCGCGACGCGGTGCAGGAGATCGTCGGGCTGCGCCGCGGCCGGGTGCGGGTCGGCGCCACCCCCAGCCTGTGCTCGTCGCTGGTGCCGCCGGTGCTGCGCCGGTTCCGCGCCGAGCACCCCGACGTCGAGCTGGTCGTCAACGAGGGCAGCTCGCAGGACATGATCGCGCACCTGCTGGCCCGCGACCTCGACCTCGCCCTGATCGTGCAGGCCGCGCAGGGCGTCGACCCGGCGCTGCACACCGCCCCGCTGCTGCGCGAGAGCCTGGTGGTCGCCTCGGTCGCATCCGCCCCTCCCCCGGCGGCCGAGCTGGCGCTCACCGATCTGCGCGACATCCCGCTGGTGATGTTCCGGCCCGGCTACGACCTGCGCGACGTGACGCTGGAGGCATGCGAGCGGGCCGGCTTCACCCCCCGGTTCGCGGTCGAGGGCGGCGAGATGGACGCGGTGCTGTCGTTCGTCGAGGCCGGGCTGGGCATGGCCATCGTGCCGAGCATGGTGCTGGTCAACCGGCCGTTGCTGCGCGCCACCCCGCTCGCCCCGCCGGGCATGCGCCGCACCGTCGCGCTGGCCCACCGCCGCCGGGCGATCCTGCCGCACGCCGCCGAGGCCCTGCGGGCCGCGGTGCTGGCGCACATCAAGACCGGCAAACTACCCATCGGCGTCCAGCCGCTCTAG
- a CDS encoding succinate dehydrogenase cytochrome b subunit has protein sequence MGHPRSSVVLKLVMAVTGLLLVAFLYVHMIGNLKIFFGQETFDHYAHWLRTIGTPLLPNDWYLWIQRFVLTVAAIAHIVIATVLARRARRARPVRYAHRPKVQASYAARTMRWGGVIILLFVIYHILDLTTGTLNPNGAPGQPYANVVADFDPSRWYVTLFYTLSIVAVGFHLRHGIWSSFRTLGQQTMRGQRIGKAVALVLSVVLVVGYLSVPFAVLTGLVD, from the coding sequence ATCGGGCACCCGCGCTCGTCGGTCGTGCTCAAGCTGGTCATGGCCGTCACCGGCCTGCTGCTTGTCGCCTTCCTGTACGTGCACATGATCGGCAACCTGAAGATCTTCTTCGGCCAGGAGACCTTCGACCACTACGCGCACTGGCTGCGCACGATCGGCACGCCGTTGCTGCCGAACGACTGGTACCTGTGGATCCAGCGGTTCGTGCTGACGGTCGCGGCGATCGCGCACATCGTCATCGCCACGGTGCTGGCCCGCCGGGCCCGCCGGGCGCGCCCGGTGCGCTACGCCCACCGGCCCAAGGTGCAGGCCAGCTATGCGGCCCGCACGATGCGCTGGGGCGGCGTGATCATCCTGCTGTTCGTCATCTACCACATCCTCGACCTGACCACCGGCACGCTGAACCCGAACGGGGCGCCGGGGCAGCCGTACGCGAACGTGGTGGCCGACTTCGACCCGTCGCGCTGGTACGTGACGCTCTTCTACACGCTCTCGATCGTGGCCGTCGGCTTCCACCTGCGGCACGGCATCTGGAGTTCCTTCCGCACGCTGGGCCAGCAGACGATGAGGGGGCAGCGCATCGGCAAGGCCGTCGCGCTGGTGCTCTCCGTCGTCCTGGTCGTCGGCTACCTGTCGGTGCCGTTCGCTGTGCTGACCGGATTGGTGGACTGA
- a CDS encoding fumarate reductase/succinate dehydrogenase flavoprotein subunit — translation MSFWNDGDPIADQAAPDGPIETRWERRKFSAKLVNPANRRKLSVIVVGTGLAGGSAAATLAEAGYQVRSYCYQDSPRRAHSIAAQGGINAAKNYRNDGDSIYRLFYDTVKGGDFRARESNVYRLAQVSVNIIDQCVAQGVPFAREYGGLLDNRSFGGTQVSRTFYARGQTGQQLLLGAYQAMERQIGLGNIEMNARHEMLELIVVDGRARGIVVRDMVTGEITTDLADAVVLASGGYGNVFFLSTNAKGCNVTASWRAHRKGALFANPCYTQIHPTCIPESGTHQSKLTLMSESLRNDGRVWVPKRGDDKRAPGDIPEDERDYYLERIYPSFGNLVPRDIASRAAKNVCDEGRGVGPGGLGVYLDFADAISRLGRKAVEAKYGNLFEMYQRITGEDPFEVPMRIYPAVHYTMGGLWVDYDLQSTIPGLFVVGEANFSDHGANRLGASALMQGLADGYFVLPHTLANYLASGPYEKITPDHDEVVAARTQVEERIQKLLSIDGDRTVDSFHRELGHIMWEYCGMERTEEGLTKAIGLIRGLREEFWRRVKVPGTGEQLNQNLEKAGRVADFLELGELMCIDALHRAESAGGHFRAESQTPDGEALRHDDEFSYVGAWEFTGTGEAPTLHKENLEFEYVHPSTRSYK, via the coding sequence ATGAGCTTCTGGAACGACGGCGACCCGATCGCCGACCAGGCCGCGCCGGACGGCCCCATCGAGACCCGCTGGGAGCGCCGCAAGTTCTCCGCCAAGCTGGTCAACCCGGCCAACCGCCGCAAGCTGAGCGTCATCGTGGTCGGCACCGGCCTGGCCGGCGGTTCGGCCGCGGCGACCCTGGCCGAGGCCGGCTACCAGGTCCGCTCCTACTGCTACCAGGACAGCCCGCGGCGGGCGCACTCGATCGCCGCGCAGGGTGGCATCAACGCCGCGAAGAACTACCGCAACGACGGCGACTCGATCTACCGGCTGTTCTACGACACGGTCAAGGGCGGTGACTTCCGCGCCCGCGAGTCCAACGTGTACCGGCTGGCGCAGGTCAGCGTGAACATCATCGACCAGTGCGTCGCGCAGGGCGTGCCGTTCGCCCGCGAGTACGGCGGCCTGCTCGACAACCGCTCGTTCGGTGGCACCCAGGTGTCGCGCACCTTCTACGCCCGTGGGCAAACGGGCCAGCAGCTGCTGCTCGGTGCCTACCAGGCGATGGAGCGGCAGATCGGGCTGGGCAACATCGAGATGAACGCCCGGCACGAGATGCTGGAGCTGATCGTGGTGGACGGCCGGGCCCGCGGCATCGTGGTGCGTGACATGGTCACCGGTGAGATCACCACCGATCTGGCCGACGCGGTCGTGCTGGCCTCCGGCGGCTACGGCAACGTGTTCTTCCTGTCCACCAACGCCAAGGGCTGCAACGTCACGGCGAGCTGGCGGGCGCACCGCAAGGGCGCGTTGTTCGCCAACCCGTGCTACACCCAGATCCACCCCACCTGCATCCCCGAGTCCGGCACGCACCAGAGCAAGCTCACGCTGATGAGCGAGTCGCTGCGCAACGACGGCCGGGTGTGGGTGCCCAAGCGGGGCGACGACAAGCGGGCGCCGGGCGACATCCCCGAGGACGAGCGCGACTACTACCTCGAGCGGATCTACCCGTCGTTCGGCAACCTGGTGCCGCGGGACATCGCCTCGCGGGCCGCCAAGAACGTCTGCGACGAGGGCCGCGGCGTGGGCCCGGGCGGGCTCGGCGTCTACCTCGACTTCGCCGACGCCATCTCGCGGCTGGGCCGCAAGGCGGTCGAGGCCAAGTACGGCAACCTGTTCGAGATGTACCAGCGCATCACCGGCGAGGACCCGTTCGAGGTCCCGATGCGCATCTACCCGGCGGTGCACTACACGATGGGCGGGCTGTGGGTCGACTACGACCTGCAGTCGACGATCCCCGGGCTGTTCGTGGTGGGCGAGGCCAACTTCTCCGACCACGGCGCCAACCGGCTCGGTGCCTCGGCGCTCATGCAGGGGCTCGCGGACGGCTACTTCGTGCTGCCGCACACGCTCGCGAACTATCTCGCCTCCGGTCCGTACGAGAAGATCACGCCGGACCACGACGAGGTGGTCGCTGCCCGCACCCAGGTCGAGGAGCGGATCCAGAAGCTGCTCTCGATCGATGGTGACCGCACGGTGGACTCGTTCCACCGCGAGCTCGGCCACATCATGTGGGAGTACTGCGGCATGGAACGCACCGAGGAGGGCCTGACCAAGGCGATCGGGCTGATCCGCGGGCTGCGCGAGGAGTTCTGGCGCCGCGTGAAGGTGCCCGGCACCGGCGAGCAGCTCAACCAGAACCTGGAGAAGGCCGGCCGCGTCGCCGACTTCCTCGAGCTGGGCGAGCTGATGTGCATCGACGCCCTGCACCGGGCCGAGTCGGCCGGTGGGCACTTCCGCGCCGAGAGCCAGACGCCCGACGGTGAGGCGCTGCGCCACGACGACGAGTTCAGCTACGTCGGCGCGTGGGAGTTCACCGGCACCGGCGAGGCGCCCACGCTGCACAAGGAAAACCTCGAGTTCGAATACGTCCACCCGAGCACGCGGAGCTACAAGTAA
- a CDS encoding succinate dehydrogenase/fumarate reductase iron-sulfur subunit produces MDIQVRVWRQAGPEDKGRMVTYDVKDISPDASFLEMLDVLNEKLILDGDDPVAFDHDCREGICGMCGMMINGVAHGPERATTTCQLHMRHFKDGDVIDVEPWRAAPFPVIKDLVVNRGAFDRIIAAGGYITAPTGTAPEAHATPVPKPDADAAFEAATCIGCGACVAACPNGSSMLFTAAKVAHLGLLPQGQPERDSRVVDMLEAQDAAGFGGCTNMGECTEVCPKGIPLNLIGRLNADYRKAVRKR; encoded by the coding sequence ATGGATATTCAGGTACGCGTGTGGCGCCAGGCCGGTCCCGAGGACAAGGGCCGGATGGTGACGTACGACGTGAAGGACATCTCGCCCGACGCCAGCTTCCTGGAGATGCTCGACGTCCTCAACGAGAAGCTGATCCTCGACGGCGACGACCCGGTGGCCTTCGACCACGACTGCCGTGAGGGCATCTGCGGCATGTGCGGCATGATGATCAACGGCGTGGCACATGGTCCGGAGCGGGCCACCACCACCTGCCAGCTGCACATGCGCCACTTCAAGGACGGCGACGTGATCGACGTCGAGCCGTGGCGCGCGGCGCCGTTCCCGGTCATCAAGGACCTGGTGGTCAACCGTGGCGCGTTCGACCGGATCATCGCGGCCGGTGGCTACATCACCGCCCCGACCGGCACCGCCCCGGAGGCGCACGCCACCCCGGTGCCCAAGCCGGACGCGGACGCCGCGTTCGAGGCAGCCACCTGCATCGGCTGCGGCGCGTGCGTCGCGGCCTGCCCGAACGGTTCCTCGATGCTGTTCACCGCGGCCAAGGTCGCGCACCTGGGCCTGCTGCCGCAGGGTCAGCCCGAGCGGGACAGCCGGGTGGTGGACATGCTGGAGGCGCAGGACGCCGCGGGCTTCGGCGGCTGCACCAACATGGGCGAGTGCACCGAGGTCTGCCCCAAGGGCATCCCGCTCAACTTGATCGGCCGGCTCAACGCCGACTACCGCAAGGCCGTGCGCAAGCGTTAG
- a CDS encoding DUF4190 domain-containing protein — MADQSYSYPQQPGTQAAPYANYPPAPGTPGAPAPQDNSTNGFAIASLIFGIIGGTLLAIIFGIVGLVQIKNRGQKGKGLAIAGIVLAALWIVGIVTGIILLAAHDSKQSAPDYTGDISVTRLDPGDCINGLQESNSVKDLPKVPCTGKHEGEVFAVFDLPSGSWPGTDAVAKQAEDGCSKRFDAYTDSKDEKIQLFYLHPLQESWSVDRGVTCVATKEGGLTSSLKK; from the coding sequence GTGGCAGACCAGTCTTACTCGTATCCTCAGCAGCCTGGCACCCAGGCAGCTCCTTATGCGAACTATCCTCCCGCGCCCGGCACGCCGGGGGCTCCCGCGCCGCAGGACAACTCGACCAACGGGTTCGCCATCGCGTCGCTCATCTTCGGCATCATCGGCGGCACCCTGCTCGCCATCATCTTCGGGATCGTCGGCCTCGTCCAGATCAAGAACCGCGGCCAGAAGGGCAAGGGCCTGGCGATCGCCGGCATCGTGCTCGCCGCCCTCTGGATCGTCGGCATCGTCACCGGGATCATTCTGCTGGCGGCCCACGACAGCAAGCAGAGCGCGCCCGACTACACCGGCGACATCTCGGTGACCCGCCTCGACCCGGGCGACTGCATCAACGGCCTGCAGGAGTCCAACTCGGTCAAGGACCTGCCCAAGGTGCCCTGCACCGGCAAGCACGAGGGTGAGGTCTTCGCCGTCTTCGACCTGCCCTCCGGCTCGTGGCCCGGCACCGACGCCGTCGCCAAGCAGGCCGAGGACGGCTGCTCCAAGCGGTTCGACGCCTACACCGACAGCAAGGACGAGAAGATCCAGCTGTTCTACCTGCACCCGCTGCAGGAATCGTGGTCCGTCGACCGCGGCGTCACCTGCGTGGCCACCAAGGAGGGTGGCCTCACCAGCTCGCTCAAGAAGTAA
- a CDS encoding TetR/AcrR family transcriptional regulator produces the protein MTAVTRREQAAQTEADLKAAAVRAFGRLGYLNTKITDITAEAGRAAGSFYKHFPNKEALLEALLTDLLAAGDATTRAEGHSDDFSDRAAVRWHVALYWAFHRRNRVLMDALQQAATVDGGFAERLRQLTEPDMHHLAEHLVRAREAGVALPGDPLVLATAFTSLVSQFAAMWQSGRAPHLGRELGDEEAIETLTSLIHAGIGGR, from the coding sequence GTGACAGCAGTGACACGCCGCGAGCAAGCCGCACAGACCGAGGCCGACCTCAAGGCGGCGGCGGTGCGGGCGTTCGGCCGGCTCGGCTACCTCAACACCAAGATCACCGACATCACCGCCGAGGCCGGGCGCGCGGCGGGCTCGTTCTACAAGCACTTCCCCAACAAGGAGGCGCTGCTCGAAGCGCTGCTCACCGACTTGCTGGCCGCCGGCGACGCGACGACCCGGGCCGAGGGGCACAGCGACGACTTCAGCGACCGGGCAGCGGTGCGCTGGCACGTCGCCCTTTACTGGGCCTTCCATCGGCGCAACCGGGTGCTGATGGACGCGCTGCAGCAGGCAGCAACGGTCGACGGCGGCTTTGCCGAGCGGCTGCGACAGCTGACCGAGCCCGACATGCACCACCTGGCCGAGCATTTGGTCCGGGCGCGCGAGGCGGGTGTCGCGCTGCCCGGCGACCCGCTCGTGCTGGCGACCGCGTTCACCTCGCTGGTGTCGCAGTTCGCGGCGATGTGGCAGTCGGGGCGGGCGCCGCACCTCGGCCGCGAGCTCGGTGACGAGGAGGCGATCGAAACGCTGACGTCGCTCATCCATGCCGGGATCGGCGGGCGCTGA